One window of Bos javanicus breed banteng chromosome 1, ARS-OSU_banteng_1.0, whole genome shotgun sequence genomic DNA carries:
- the GPR171 gene encoding G-protein coupled receptor 171, which produces MTNSSTFCPVYRDLEPFTYFFYLVFLIGIIGSCFATWAFIQKNTNHRCVSIYLINLLTADFLLTLALPVKITVDLGVAPWKLRIFHCQVTACLIYINMYLSIIFLAFVSIDRCLQLTYSCKIYRIQEPGFAKMISAVVWLMVLLIMVPNMIIPIKDIKEKPNVGCMEFKSEFGRNWHLLTNFISIAIFFNFSAIILISNCLVIRQLYRNKDNENYPNVKRALISILLVTTGYIICFVPYHIVRIPYTLSQTEVISDCSTRISLFKAKEATLLLAVSNLCFDPILYYHLSKAFRLKITETFASHKESKAQKEKPRSENNA; this is translated from the coding sequence ATGACCAACAGTTCTACCTTCTGCCCAGTTTACAGAGACCTGGAGCCATtcacatatttcttttatttagttttccTCATTGGAATTATTGGAAGTTGTTTTGCAACCTGGGCTTtcatacagaaaaacacaaatcacAGGTGTGTGAGCATATACTTAATTAATTTGCTTACAGCTGATTTCCTGCTCACTCTGGCATTACCAGTGAAAATCACTGTTGACTTGGGTGTCGCACCCTGGAAGCTGAGGATATTCCACTGCCAAGTGACAGCCTGCCTCATCTACATTAATATGTACTTATCAATAATCTTCTTAGCATTCGTTAGCATTGATCGCTGTCTTCAGTTGACATACAGCTGCAAGATTTATCGAATACAAGAACCTGGGTTTGCTAAAATGATATCAGCTGTTGTGTGGCTAATGGTCCTTCTTATAATGGTGCCAAACATGATCATTCCCATCAAAGACATCAAGGAAAAGCCCAACGTGGGCTGCATGGAATTCAAAAGTGAGTTTGGAAGAAACTGGCATTTGCTGACAAATTTCATAAGTATAGCAATATTCTTCAATTTCTCAGCCATCATCTTAATATCTAACTGCCTTGTAATTCGACAACTCTACAGAAACAAAGATAATGAAAATTATCCAAACGTGAAGAGAGCTCTCATCAGTATACTTTTGGTGACTACAGGCTACATCATATGTTTTGTTCCTTATCACATTGTCCGAATCCCATACACCCTCAGCCAGACAGAGGTCATATCTGACTGTTCCACCAGGATTTCACTTTTCAAAGCAAAAGAGGCCACACTGCTCCTGGCTGTGTCCAACCTGTGTTTCGATCCAATCCTGTACTATCATCTCTCAAAAGCTTTCCGATTAAAGATCACTGAGACATTTGCTTCCCATAAGGAGTCCAAGgctcaaaaagaaaaaccaaggtCTGAAAACAATGCATAA